A window of Miscanthus floridulus cultivar M001 chromosome 12, ASM1932011v1, whole genome shotgun sequence genomic DNA:
aagagtgcagattggatctttaaagaatctaaATAGAGTGACGGTATTATAGTATCCACAAATGTgagaagtgtgtttcttaatggttttatgcactggcTCAAGTTCTCTCAGATAATTGCTGTTGATATGGACGGAAAGACATGGACGAAAATATAGAAGCCACGTGGTGATGCAATCTCTATCCATGAAGCCCAGGGttagttgtgtttatgtactgctgataTTTTCACAATGACTcaactttcaatctagatccttgaagactatgataGTAAtagatggacattgaagcatatggtGACCACGCTATAGATATTTGGATAGAACAATATTGAATTTGGTTACAAGGTTTGTGATGCATAGtatagagtgattgcagttcTCCTTAAATGGAATTTGATTGTCCTTGTTGGGGAGGATAGAATactgcttgcatatgacatgaaccataGAAAAGTTTATGTCCTCCTTACATAGGTCATCTATTGTTCTAGACCTACCTAGAGTATATGTATCAATGGACCTCACtgtcttccttatgttcccttgttcattgagtcattagtagagcagtaaaggtgcatatgctatattttgttgttaggacatgtctttgttcaggtagggagtAATTTTGATTTTATACATAGTCCAAATTTAACTTGGTAACTAAACCAATGGTTTGTTGAATATTAGTAATTATTAATTCTACTGCTTTGCATTGTGCAGGTTTGTTCCATCATGCATTAGCTACCAGGCTAATCAAGGAGTGCCAATCTAAATGAGCCGAGGACATCTACCTTACATAAGTCTGTAGGGAGTGGAACCTTTATTATgttatctatgtaccgcttgtgttaattcatcagttgacatagttgttatgttagtgtcaaGCATTGTTATTGtaacaagtactcttcattgtggacatgatgaatgatttgtaatgattATATTTGTATGGTGTTTGTTTAGTAAGTTATTATggcccagctgaattagtaaatacattaTGAAAATCAAAAGTAATTCTGTCACCATTGCATGTACGAGCCGTTGGTTATTTTGTCATCACTGCCATACAACTACCTGTTGGTGAAGCAGACGGTCAGCAgggggtcaatagtgtatcactACCAAATCATTTGGTAACCTACACTAACTAAACGATCATCACGGGTGGATCGTACTGCAATATGATGGTGACGATGCCCTATGACCACGCGGTTCATTCATTGAAGAGACTATGATGTTCGCCTCGACACAGGTGGGTCGTGCTCTAATGCAATGGAAACAAGGACCTAatcatggatggatcataagccaacacggcggtgttagtgtaaaCCTATACAGGTGGGTCGGGCCTCAATGCGATAGAATAAGGATCTGATCATGGACAGATCATAAGCCATACggcggtgttagtgcatacccacatAGGCGAAGCCGTGCTCCAATGTGAttgaagtaaggaccttatcagtAGATGGATGATAAGCCAAAACGGTGGTGTAGTGAATATCCCAGTCAGTCTTAGATAGCGATGACGATGGCTATGACTATTACTACCGATAGCTTACTACCGAGGCCAAAATCAGACTATGATAGGGGTTACAATGTGGCtatgaaaggtgcgagtgtagtagtgacaGGGAATGGTGGCGGCGTGATGGTGACTCCTAACGCAGCGCTGAGGATAGAGTCTAGTGACTCGAGGTCATCAGAGCTACTTACGCCGATGATGCTAGTGACCAGAGCTCATCTCCAACTAGCGGCCGGTGTCCTGGAGGTCAACCCTTAGCGGACAGAGGAGTCCTTGGTGATAGTGGAGGCTCAGAGCATCGGTGATGGCTTGCCGTAGTGATGATGGCGACATGGGGACAAGTGGGCACTCCCTTGGAGCATTCTTAGCAAATGAGGAGGGGTGGCACATGGTCACTGGCATCTCCACAGATGCATGGACGGGGTTGCTCAACCTAATTGTGACTTGTCCGGCAGCGAACATTGACAAAGGTGCCCTGGTGGTAGGTAGCTCCCATCAGCGAGGTGGCATAGAGAGCTTTGGGACTCTAGGACTgctggaggaggtagaggagagaaCTTGGAAGCATGGTCACTAACCTAATCAACCTATAGCTGACTAGAGAAGAACTCGCAGCTCATTCCCacgacggccatggcgaccaGGTTGGGGAAAATCAAGCTAGAGCTCGGAAGGAGAGAAGAAGGGAATCTAAGGGGGAGATGAGGTGTTCCCAAGCTTGGCAAAGCTTGATGCGCTATTGGTTGAGGTGGGGGCTCACTGGCCAGGCCTATTTAAAGGTCGGCGAGGTCAGTTTCAGCTGGTGACCGATATTTTCATCGCTCAGAGATCTTTTCCTTTGCGCAAGTGGTCCATCTTTTCCTGGTGATGAGCTGGCCAACAGCTATAGGTCAGTGCTTATTCAAACTTAGGCTAGGGGAAGAAGCGGGGACTAGGCCCGCccatggcggcggcaatggctaGCTGCCCTGGTGCCGCCGCGTGGTGAGGAGAGGATAAGGCTATCACGGAGCTTCATGGGGTCCACGCGTGGTCATCCGTATCCACTTGAATGCGGGCATGGTAGAGGTGTGTTAGCGAGCTCGAGGCGGCATAGCACGACACGGTGTTAGCATCATTGTCAAGTAGACAACGATGTTAACATGCGGGCCCACATCATCAGCGAGCGTGAGAGAGAAAGGGGGAAGGGCTGCGGGCGCACTGAGTTGGGCTGGCCCAAGTAGGAGGAAAGGAGAGGAGGAGGCAGGCGCGCGCGTGCGGGCCAAGCTGGTTGGCAGCCCAAACGGGAGAGAGAAGAGGAGGAGAGGTCGGCCGCGGCGCGCGCCAGAATAAAGAAGGGAGAGAATTGAGCCCATGTCCCTCTTTCTATTAAGGAATTGCTTTTCTATTTCCCATAAATAAACTATGGTTTATTTGAATTGATTTTTGGTTTGAATTTCAAGTAGTTTTGAAAGGTGGATGGTTTGGATAGTTAGGGATGGTCAAGGATAGTTTACATGGGTTTTGCCAAGGAAATTTATTTGGTGCCAAGTAAATTCTAGGGCAAACAAGTCATACAGTCAATCAAACAAGCATTTCAAACATTTCAAATATTTCAAACATATATGCACATGATGTGTTTTGATGCAAGGCTTTTGGAAAAGGTTTTTCAAAATGGGGTTTGTATAAACTAAACTAGTCAAGTTTTAGTTTGttgtaaagttttaaaaagtcCACTGATTTTTTTAGGATGCAAAACACGTGGTGTTACAAAACTTAAACAAATTCAGAAGAGATTTAAATTTGCTTCGTACAAGTCTAGTAAATAAAACGTGCAAAAATCCAATGCTACACCATTTATGCAACAATAAAGTTTCTAAGCCTCATGTTAAATTTTAATCTCATGGAAATTATTATTTCTCTTATGTTAAATCATgggaaaataaataaaaacaaaaaaatattttaGGAAAATAATTTTTTGGGTGTTAAAGCTAGAAAACCTAGCTACCTCTGCAATGGTTGGGCTGCTTCTGTTTCCGGGCTAAAGTAGATCAAGTAAAAagtaagagaaaaagaaaaaaagagttttatttttttctagctTTAAAACTTAAACAAATTTAGAAGAGATTTGAATTGGCTTCACACAAGTCTAGTCAAACAAACCAGCGAAAATCCAATGCTACATCATTTATGCAACAATAAAATTTCTAAACCTCATTAAATTTTGATCTCGTGGAAATTATTATTTCGCTTACGTTAAATCAtgggaaaataaataaaaaaggaaaaaatattttaGGAAAATGATTTTTTGGGTGTTCCAGCTAGAAAACCTAGCTACCTCAGCAAGTGTATTTCTAGAGATGAGTTGATTAGTGGGATCCGATGGAGGTCTCTATAAAAGCGGCTGGGAATTGAGCCACCTTTGCAAAAGACAGATGTATctacaaatcatttttgtagtagtgactcCAATTAAAATATATGTTTTCTGAATTTAATATAATTTTTAGACAACAACAACATCATAGATAATTAATATCGGCCATaagagtgtcaaacaacatatttcatatttttcctagatagtTCTCGTCAGTataagtctaacaaaattggatttgGCATTTAAACCATACTATGTTTGACCAAGATGATACAAAATACCAATATTTATGACAATTAATAAGTGTGATTAGATTTATCATAAAATATATCTATTTTGTGTCTTCAGTGTTGATACTTTTCTCTATGAGCTTTGTGAAAAGGATAGTTTGACTTAAGAACAAAGTTAAAATATTTGGTACGAGTGAGTAAAGGACATCTTGGGCGTTAGAGAGTTGCCCATTAATTAGATCTGGTCGCAAGATTTGATGTTCAATGAGTATTGCAGTAATAAGTAATACCATATCATCCAGAATGCACTACCAAACTATATATTATTAATTGTTGCACATCGAAATAGTAAAATTTTATGGAGTCCTGCTATTGTGCAGGCGCAAGATGTACTCTCATTATTGTGTATTATGCTGCACACATCACCATGTCTACAAGATATCCCTTCACCTGAAGCATTTAATGATTACTCAGATATGTGAAATTTCGTAAAAAGGACCTTAGTTGTCTTTGTATTTTCTTCATATGAACCCTTATTCGAAGACAGCAGAGAGCTGCATAGAAATTTATAAGCCTTTGTTTTTTGAGAAACGCAAAGAAAATTTGTAAGTGCGCTTTACCTTAAACCTAATATATATTTTCTATTTCTCACTGTACTGAGTTGGGCCTAGTGGTACATACATATAGACGTAGTGTGGAACATTTGTATCAACACGGCTGGTTGAGCAAGTGGGACACTTATCGTTATGACCATTTAAACATGCTATGCCTGTTTATCATTGTCTTTGATCGGCCAACATTACTACTATTGTGGAGCATATACCGCTTGCTTTGTTAGTCGTCTGATACAGGCGAGTTATGGGACTGGTTATGGTAGTCTTCTTAAATGTCTTAAACCGCTTTCTGTTAGCTCTTGAATGTTGTATTTCCGTTGGATGCGATGGAACGGGGAAGATTCATCGTGTCAAAATAAAAATATACTGTCTCCTTTTTTAAATACTATGTGACATTTAGGATAGGCTTCTAAAAGATAATTATCTTGTACTGTAGTAGGCGACATATATTTCAAGACGCAGCGAGGGAGTAATATAATAGCACAGTGATAGTACGCTTCGCAGGTAGCTTAATTTATATGTCCGGCTCATATATATGGGCTTAGCGATAACTTAGTTCGTTTTTTTGATATTATGTTTATAGTAGAGAACAAGATATATATAGCTCGAAATTTTGAATTGTCATTTCAGCCGCCAGCATCACAAAATGACTGCCCTACGTCTATCAGTCTTCCAACCTATAAGACATAAGGGATCAGATTGTCCTGCAAGAGGCATGCATCATGTCTCTAGTCTTGACCCTCTAATGAATATATAACACTTTatgccttgtttggatgtacgtgtatctacttcaatccacatgtgttggagcgGATTagaatggaacttagtttaattccattccaatccacttcaacacatatggattgagattAATACACGCGCATCCAAACAAAGTCTTAAGAAGTTTTGAGCCCTGTTTAAAACTCAGATGTTTTACTCCTGTCTAATGACGCATTGTGCAACGCAAGCACCAGTACAGGTGTAAATGGTATGGAGATTTTGTAACCAACCGTCTGACCTAAAGTTTCAGATGCTAAATAGATAATTTGTATTCGAATCCGGACATTCAACATTTGTACCATATCCGAATGCTCAAAGTTGAATTTCTTATATGGATATCTGTATCTGAAATAATATATCCAACACATCTGACATTAGCCTTGTCCCACTTCAGATCCGAGAAAAAATAATTATCTATATTCATATTCCTATATATCCTTACATATTTGGTTCATTAACAATACTGACACCAATGGAACATTCTGGGTTATTGCACAGCTTGGATACATAGTTTGGGCTTTTGTAGAAAATTCCAATACGTGATGCCCCTGTATGAATAGGAAAAATAACAATAGTTGACCCAAATATACTTGTATAATGATTATTAAAACTACAAGTGCCTTACATACACAGACCACATGTCAGTTACAAGTCAGCAGTAATAATAAATGAAACATATAGAAAGGAAGACATTGTACCTTGTTTCTCTATTTATAGGCACTGGCCGCTTCAGGTGTTTCCCACACAGTTGGACCATAAACAGCAGCGGTACCCTGTAGAAACATATGGGCACTCAAATAATAGGGGAACGAACGAGTGGTGACCTTAGTGTGATAGTTGTGGACGAAAATCTATGCCATGCCAACACTGCAAGTTGCATGCTTGCCAACCTCCAATTTCAAGGTAAATATCTAAAATAATACTGTGCATTTGCCGGGAGCAAGAACGTTATGCACATAGACTTTTTTCATGCTTTATTTATTTATGGATCTATGCGGTTTCTAAAATTTTTTTATTCTAGCTCTGCAATTGTTAGCCTCTAGAAGCTTCTCATTAAAAGACTATTTGTCAGTGTCAAAAATAATTCCTGAACGTTTGTCTTGTTTGTTTCAGTCGTTGTATATGCGAGTCCTGTTGATGCACTCAAGTTTCTTAAGGATCACGAAAGACATACTGATTTTGCATTAGTGGAAGTCAACATGAAAGAGATGCATGGTTTTCAGTTCCTTGACATATCCAGGGAGTTGCACAAAAACCTTCAAGTGATCAGTAAGTAGGCCAGTTTCTTTGCAAAATACTCTCTCCAGTTTTTTACTTGTCATATTAGTTTGTTCTAAATCAAACGTTTTTATCTTTGATCATTGATTTAAAAAAAGTATATAGGTTAAAAGCATAAGATTTATGACTTTAGATTCACTATGAGAAATAGTTCGATAATAATTCACATGTTACgacgttttttttttaaattgatGATAAAACATAAAAAAAGTTTGactttaataaaactaatatgacATGTAAAAAAACAGAGCAAAAACCTTTCATAAGGATGCATGCAAAAGTTCATTTATTTCGATATGAATAGTCCTTGACAGAAAATAAAATTTCTAAAATTGTTAAGAAACTAATTAACTTCCGTTTGTTTGGAACAGTGATGTCAGCTGATACGACATGGCCCACGATGAAGAGAAGCGTCGAGCTTGGTGCATGTTTTTTGATTAAAAAGCCTCTCGATGCAAATACGATAAATAACCTGTGGCAACATCTTGACCTAAAATTTCAACGGACCAACAAGATTAAGGACTTATTCCCAGGTTGGACCTACTGTGGCgcatgttttttttcttcttttgaaagacTCTGTGCACATGTTGAACTCCGTATATGATTGACCCTCGAAACAGAGACAACAGCTTGTTCTAATGTCTAATCCAGAGACGACCTACCACTTCTGTGTGTGCGGTCTACATCATTTAATAAATTTAGCTAAGGGTATGTTAATCCACTAGAAGTGTCCTAAAGTAAATTGTGTAAGCATGTTTGCCGTAAATGGTTCGTTCTTTATGTCCTGGAAAATAGTCAATGTAAAATATAGTTACAACAGCAACAGGGAGTACATAGACATCAGTTACCATTTGAATCAAATGATTTTGTAAAATTACAATTCGAAAGTATTGTAGTCCAAAAATATGCATATTAATTGCTACCTTGCATGTGAATACATATAGGTATTGAAGGAAAAATGGGGAATGCATTTGGGGAAGGTACCAAACAGAAGGCAACTCACCTGATGTGGACACCATTTCTGCAGAGGAAGTTTTTGCAAGCTGTTGAACTACTTGGGGAAGGTACAATGTCTCTATTTCTATCATGCCTTACAATTCCTCAATATCAGATATATAGTTGGTTACATATGTGAGTCAACTTTATTTTAGCCGCAACTCCAAAGAAGATACAGTTGCTCATGAATGTAAACTCCGTTGGTCGCAAACAAATTTCTGCTCATCTTCAGGTACATGCATATTATTCTTCTTTAGATTATTGACAACTCACATAAACTAAAACATTTTTTTAATAACAACTTATTAATTGTATGAATTTTAATTTTGTCAGAAACACCGAAAGAAGATTGAGAAGGAACTACGTAATTCAAATGCAAACAAGTCCAGCCATGGCACCCTGAATTCACAGCCTTTAAGGATTTGTGGAATAGGCCATAACACATTCCAATACAATCCCGACATCCAACCAGAAGATAGATCTGTGAGCTAATTATTAATGCAGATGGTAATTACAGTACTATGTACCTTCGAAGCTGACAAGTCTGATCATCGTTGCTTGCCTGCATGCAGGATGAAGTTGTGTCCTTGGATCATACAGAAATCATTGAGGAAACACAAAGCAACATGTTGTATGAAGCAATGCGGAGAGCCTTGCAGCTTGGGACTATTTTCGAGGAATCGCAGTTGCCCAATGATCCTTCTGGCAAAGATGCAGGAAAAGTTGAAATAGACATGATGAGGGATGGTAATTATCGAGATGCTGGGACATATGCATTTGGTGATAAAAATGAAGTATATGAAACTCACAATGCAGATGATAACGCGAAGGTCATCAGCAAGGATGATTCTGACAAGCTGGATTCTTATGGTGATGAGCTGCGACCAGTTGTGACGCTTGTGACCTATTCGGACTCAGAAGAAGGTGAAACGCTCTAGTTAACGGAGCAATGAATTGCGTAGGTGGAGGTACTTGTAAACTGTCATCAGAAATGATGCAATCATGGATGGATGTTCATGAATACACAGATTCTGTATCCTCTTAATTATTGAAGGAACATCTTCTTAATAAATGTTGAAGGAACTTCGGGAGTGTAACCCAAGAGAGGGATGGGAAAATTTGATCACCAAAAACTTTTCTAACCTAAGGCTCTAACATTCttccatacttttttttatcGGCTACAACATGGAAGTACACAACCCACATACTCCACACTCACACCACACATGCGTGCGCATCCGTACACACACAAATATGAGATTGGGAGGCTCCCTAGCCTCCAGCGCGTGGAAAACACGTAGTACCACCAAACGCACACACGTGCGTTTACCCTGCTTTTTCTGGAAAAAA
This region includes:
- the LOC136495631 gene encoding two-component response regulator ORR29-like codes for the protein MGTSGHSLGAFLANEEGWHMVTGISTDAWTGLLNLIVTCPAANIDKVVVYASPVDALKFLKDHERHTDFALVEVNMKEMHGFQFLDISRELHKNLQVISIEGKMGNAFGEGTKQKATHLMWTPFLQRKFLQAVELLGEAATPKKIQLLMNVNSVGRKQISAHLQKHRKKIEKELRNSNANKSSHGTLNSQPLRICGIGHNTFQYNPDIQPEDRSDEVVSLDHTEIIEETQSNMLYEAMRRALQLGTIFEESQLPNDPSGKDAGKVEIDMMRDGNYRDAGTYAFGDKNEVYETHNADDNAKVISKDDSDKLDSYGDELRPVVTLVTYSDSEEGETL